A genomic stretch from Candidatus Kapaibacterium thiocyanatum includes:
- a CDS encoding translation elongation factor G: MPRTVAIDLVRNIGIMAHIDAGKTTTTERILFYTGVLHRMGEVHEGTAFMDYMDQEKERGITITSAATTCAWHGYTINIIDTPGHVDFTAEVQRSLRVLDGAIALFCAVAGVEPQSETVWHQASQYHVPRIAFVNKMDRIGANFPRVLDMMRERLQARPVAIQIPWGAEDTFKGVVDLVDRALVVYNEADGGVTYETLPLPDDMKEETERYRMMLVEAVAEHDDAMLERYLNGEEIGAEELKRVLRHVTLHNKLTPVLCGSSFKNKGVQQLLDAVIAYLPSPLDVGHVHGFDVRNPDRELTRKPDDAEPFSALAFKILTDPFVGRLTFIRIYSGTVKAGEQIFNVTNDKKERAGKLLRMRANKRDEIDEAYAGDIVAIPALRFTRTGDTLCDQKHPILLESIRFAEPVINQAVEARTLADQDKLTESLHRLSEEDPTFRFHTDAETGQIIISGVGELHLEIIVDRLKREFNVPVKVGKPQVAYRETITTPARHEGKFIRSATGKNQFGQVTIELRPNGTGKGFEFINELGPNVLPAPYVKSAEQGALEALKVGPIAGYPMIDIVAALVGAEYQEEDSTEMAYAISASMAAKDAARMANPVIMEPVFHVEVVTPEEYVGEVIADLSSRSGRVEGIQVRDILQVVTAVVPLSQLFGYVTQLRSLTQGRGSYTMTFSHYEPSTTRR, translated from the coding sequence ATGCCCCGTACCGTCGCCATCGACCTCGTGCGTAACATCGGCATCATGGCTCACATCGATGCCGGGAAGACGACGACCACGGAGCGCATCCTGTTCTATACCGGGGTGCTGCACCGCATGGGCGAAGTGCATGAAGGCACTGCCTTCATGGACTACATGGATCAGGAAAAGGAGCGGGGGATAACCATCACCTCCGCAGCCACGACCTGTGCATGGCACGGATACACGATCAATATCATCGATACTCCCGGGCATGTCGACTTCACGGCAGAAGTTCAACGTTCGTTGCGCGTTCTCGACGGAGCCATCGCACTCTTCTGTGCGGTAGCCGGAGTCGAGCCGCAGAGTGAAACGGTATGGCATCAGGCCAGCCAGTATCACGTTCCGCGCATCGCCTTCGTGAACAAGATGGATCGCATCGGCGCCAACTTCCCCCGCGTACTCGACATGATGCGCGAGCGGTTGCAGGCCCGCCCGGTTGCGATACAGATACCGTGGGGTGCTGAAGATACCTTCAAGGGTGTCGTCGATCTTGTCGATCGGGCACTCGTCGTCTACAACGAAGCCGATGGTGGTGTGACCTACGAAACGCTGCCGCTTCCCGACGATATGAAGGAAGAAACCGAGCGCTACCGGATGATGCTCGTCGAAGCCGTGGCGGAACATGATGACGCCATGCTCGAACGGTATCTCAACGGTGAAGAAATCGGCGCGGAAGAACTGAAGCGTGTCCTCAGGCACGTCACGCTGCACAACAAGCTCACGCCTGTCCTGTGCGGTTCGTCCTTCAAGAACAAGGGCGTTCAGCAGCTTCTCGACGCCGTCATCGCCTATCTCCCGTCGCCACTCGACGTCGGCCATGTCCATGGCTTCGATGTCAGGAATCCCGACAGGGAACTCACACGCAAGCCCGACGATGCCGAGCCCTTTTCGGCGCTGGCATTCAAGATCCTTACCGATCCCTTCGTAGGGCGTCTCACGTTCATACGGATCTACTCCGGAACGGTCAAGGCCGGTGAGCAGATCTTCAACGTCACCAACGACAAGAAGGAACGCGCGGGCAAGCTTCTTCGCATGCGTGCGAACAAGCGCGACGAGATCGACGAAGCATATGCCGGCGACATCGTCGCCATCCCCGCACTGCGATTCACGCGTACGGGCGATACTCTCTGCGACCAGAAACACCCCATCCTGCTTGAAAGCATTCGTTTTGCCGAGCCGGTCATCAACCAGGCGGTTGAGGCCAGGACCTTGGCAGATCAGGACAAACTGACGGAATCCTTACATCGGCTCTCTGAAGAAGATCCGACGTTTCGATTCCATACGGATGCCGAAACCGGACAGATCATCATCTCGGGTGTCGGCGAGCTCCATCTGGAGATCATCGTCGATCGCCTCAAGCGGGAATTCAACGTCCCGGTCAAGGTCGGCAAGCCTCAGGTAGCATATCGCGAGACGATTACTACCCCTGCTCGGCACGAAGGAAAGTTCATCCGCAGTGCCACGGGGAAGAATCAATTCGGACAGGTTACAATCGAATTGCGTCCGAACGGAACTGGAAAAGGCTTCGAGTTCATCAATGAACTGGGACCGAACGTACTTCCGGCGCCGTACGTGAAAAGTGCTGAACAGGGCGCACTGGAAGCCCTGAAGGTAGGCCCCATCGCAGGGTATCCCATGATCGACATCGTGGCGGCCCTGGTCGGTGCGGAATATCAGGAAGAAGATTCGACGGAGATGGCATATGCGATCTCCGCCTCGATGGCAGCGAAGGATGCGGCAAGGATGGCCAATCCGGTCATCATGGAGCCCGTCTTCCACGTCGAGGTCGTTACGCCCGAGGAATACGTGGGCGAGGTCATTGCAGACCTCAGCTCGCGAAGTGGAAGGGTTGAAGGCATTCAGGTGCGTGATATCCTCCAGGTTGTTACGGCGGTCGTACCGCTGTCACAGCTATTCGGCTACGTAACGCAGTTGCGATCGCTCACACAGGGTCGTGGTTCGTATACGATGACGTTTTCGCATTACGAACCATCGACCACGCGCCGGTAA
- a CDS encoding 30S ribosomal protein S12: MPTISQLVRKGREAVITKSKSPALDSCPQKRGVCTRVYTTTPKKPNSALRKVARVRLTNNIEVTAYIPGEGHNLQEHSIVLIRGGRVKDLPGVRYHIVRGAADTQGVNKRNQARSKYGAKKPKPGAPAPAGKGKK, translated from the coding sequence GTGCCAACGATCAGCCAGCTTGTCCGCAAGGGCCGTGAGGCAGTCATCACGAAGAGCAAGTCGCCCGCTCTGGACTCGTGTCCGCAGAAGCGCGGTGTTTGCACGCGTGTTTACACGACAACGCCGAAGAAGCCGAACTCGGCTCTCCGGAAGGTTGCCCGTGTGCGCTTGACGAACAACATCGAAGTGACCGCCTACATCCCTGGCGAAGGTCACAACCTTCAGGAACACTCGATCGTGCTGATTCGCGGCGGCCGTGTGAAGGACCTTCCCGGTGTTCGCTACCACATCGTTCGCGGTGCGGCGGACACGCAGGGTGTCAACAAACGCAACCAGGCCCGTTCCAAGTACGGCGCCAAGAAGCCCAAGCCCGGCGCTCCGGCACCTGCAGGCAAGGGCAAGAAGTAA
- a CDS encoding 50S ribosomal protein L2, translating into MAIRTLKPITPGTRFYSVSAFDEITAAKPEKSLTVPLKKSGGRNNTGRVTSRHRGGGHKRLYRIIDFKRNKKDIPATVLTIEYDPNRTCRIALLEYADGEKRYILAPAKIKVGDVLISSETAELRDGNCLPLRKIPFGMFVHNIEMKPGKGGQMVRTAGASAQLVGVDGNKAQLKLPSGEIRMVPSECMATLGVLSNGDHENILYGKAGRKRWLGVRPQTRGMAMNPIDHPNGGGEGRSKSGGGRQHLRSPWGQLAKGLKTRKKKKASDDMIIRRRTK; encoded by the coding sequence ATGGCAATTCGCACACTCAAACCGATCACACCAGGCACGCGGTTCTACTCCGTCAGCGCCTTCGATGAGATCACGGCCGCCAAGCCGGAGAAGTCCCTCACGGTGCCTCTCAAGAAGTCTGGTGGACGGAACAACACGGGTCGCGTAACGTCGCGTCACCGTGGCGGCGGACACAAGCGTCTGTATCGCATCATCGACTTCAAGCGGAACAAGAAGGATATTCCGGCCACGGTTCTCACGATCGAGTACGATCCCAACCGTACCTGCCGTATCGCTCTGCTCGAGTATGCCGATGGAGAGAAGCGCTACATCCTCGCACCGGCGAAGATCAAGGTCGGCGACGTCCTGATCTCCAGCGAGACCGCCGAACTGCGTGACGGCAACTGCCTTCCCCTTCGCAAGATCCCGTTCGGCATGTTCGTGCACAACATCGAGATGAAGCCCGGCAAGGGTGGACAGATGGTACGTACGGCTGGCGCTTCGGCCCAGCTCGTCGGTGTGGACGGAAACAAGGCCCAGCTCAAGCTGCCTTCAGGCGAGATCCGCATGGTTCCTTCGGAATGCATGGCGACGCTCGGAGTGCTGAGCAACGGCGATCACGAGAACATCCTGTACGGCAAGGCCGGCCGCAAGCGCTGGCTGGGTGTACGCCCGCAGACGCGCGGTATGGCCATGAATCCGATCGACCACCCGAACGGTGGTGGTGAAGGTCGCTCGAAGTCGGGTGGTGGACGTCAGCACCTGCGTTCGCCGTGGGGTCAGCTCGCCAAGGGGCTGAAGACGCGCAAGAAGAAGAAGGCGTCGGATGACATGATCATTCGTCGTCGGACCAAGTAA
- a CDS encoding 30S ribosomal protein S19, giving the protein MPRSLKKEPFISYKLVKKVDTMNQSGKKTVIKTWSRASVIAPDFVGHTFAVHNGNKFIPVYVSENMVGHKLGEFSPTRNYRGHSGNRKDLKTGKK; this is encoded by the coding sequence ATGCCTCGTTCCCTCAAGAAAGAACCGTTTATCAGCTACAAGCTGGTGAAGAAGGTCGACACGATGAATCAGAGCGGCAAGAAGACCGTGATCAAGACATGGTCGCGCGCTTCGGTAATCGCACCGGACTTCGTGGGTCATACCTTCGCGGTACACAACGGCAACAAGTTCATCCCGGTATACGTGTCGGAAAACATGGTAGGCCACAAGCTCGGTGAGTTCTCGCCGACGCGTAACTACCGCGGCCATTCCGGCAACCGCAAGGATCTCAAGACAGGCAAGAAATAA
- a CDS encoding DNA-binding response regulator, with amino-acid sequence MTVLIIEDEPKLAAFISQGLEEHGWTTHVATDGPLGCQAARDLHPEVIVLDLLLPGLHGLDVCREIRTFSTVPILMLTALGTTDDKVTGLESGADDYLVKPFQFEELVARLRALARRSQPASQQIYQVADLVVDAGKRTVSRGGKDIALTPREYGLLVELIREPGATRSRSELAERVWGITFDTGTNVIDVYVNYLRNKVDKPFSPRLIHTVFGTGYVLKETKEQP; translated from the coding sequence ATGACAGTCCTCATCATCGAAGACGAACCGAAACTGGCGGCCTTCATCAGCCAGGGCCTGGAGGAACACGGCTGGACGACGCACGTGGCCACGGATGGTCCCCTGGGCTGCCAGGCAGCACGCGACCTGCACCCGGAGGTGATCGTCCTGGATCTCCTCCTGCCTGGCCTGCACGGCCTGGACGTCTGCCGCGAGATCCGCACCTTCTCGACCGTACCGATCCTGATGCTGACGGCCCTGGGAACGACCGACGACAAGGTGACCGGCCTGGAATCGGGAGCCGACGACTATCTCGTCAAACCCTTCCAGTTCGAAGAGCTGGTAGCTCGCCTCCGGGCCCTCGCCAGACGCTCCCAGCCCGCATCGCAGCAGATATATCAGGTCGCGGACCTCGTCGTGGATGCCGGCAAACGCACGGTGTCGCGCGGCGGCAAGGACATCGCCCTCACGCCGCGGGAATACGGCCTGCTCGTCGAGCTCATCCGCGAACCGGGCGCCACCCGCAGCCGCTCCGAACTCGCGGAACGCGTCTGGGGCATCACCTTCGATACCGGCACGAACGTCATCGACGTCTACGTGAACTATCTGCGCAACAAGGTGGACAAGCCGTTCTCGCCCCGACTGATCCATACGGTCTTCGGCACCGGCTACGTCCTGAAGGAAACGAAGGAGCAGCCGTGA
- a CDS encoding 50S ribosomal protein L3, with translation MSAILGRKIGMTSIFTEDGQFVPCTVIEAGPCPVTQVKTMESDGYEAVQIGFGALAERKLNKPKAGHLAKAGTAPVRHLKEFRQLFNKVAVGDVVTVDNFAEGDKIKVSATSKGRGFQGVVKRHHFGGVGMTTHGQSDRPRAPGSIGSSSFPSRVFKGMRMAGRMGGTRITVRNLTIVRVIPGSNLLMVKGSIPGAPNGVVEIVKL, from the coding sequence ATGAGTGCTATTCTTGGACGAAAAATAGGCATGACGAGCATCTTCACGGAAGACGGTCAATTCGTACCGTGCACCGTGATCGAAGCCGGCCCCTGCCCCGTCACCCAGGTGAAAACCATGGAGAGCGACGGATACGAGGCAGTGCAGATCGGATTCGGAGCTCTTGCCGAACGTAAACTCAACAAGCCGAAGGCGGGACACCTCGCCAAGGCCGGAACGGCGCCCGTGCGCCATCTCAAGGAGTTCCGCCAGCTGTTCAACAAGGTTGCCGTAGGCGACGTTGTGACGGTTGACAACTTTGCCGAAGGCGACAAGATCAAAGTGTCTGCCACGAGCAAAGGACGCGGTTTCCAGGGCGTCGTGAAACGCCACCACTTCGGTGGTGTGGGTATGACGACGCACGGTCAGAGCGACCGTCCGCGCGCCCCTGGTTCGATCGGCTCCTCGTCCTTCCCGTCGCGTGTCTTCAAGGGCATGCGCATGGCAGGCCGGATGGGCGGAACGCGGATCACCGTACGCAATCTCACGATCGTGCGCGTGATTCCCGGATCGAATCTGCTGATGGTGAAGGGGAGCATCCCTGGTGCGCCCAACGGTGTGGTGGAAATTGTCAAGCTTTAA
- a CDS encoding 50S ribosomal protein L4 — protein MTVEVVTKDGAKSGTIELPATVFGVEPNEHAMYLAVRAYLAHRRQGTHKNKTRSEVSGGGKKPFKQKGTGGARRGTSRSPLQPGGGKIHGPIPHLYRVELPVKVKRLARKSALALRARENNVHVVEDFTLQQAKTKDIASMMKALNLDGSKVLVLLPQTDTNVVRSARNIPGVTTFPADKISAYDVLSHGKLLIFKSAVQTLEQSFGSN, from the coding sequence ATGACAGTGGAAGTAGTAACCAAGGACGGTGCGAAGTCAGGCACGATCGAACTCCCGGCAACGGTGTTCGGCGTAGAGCCTAACGAGCACGCGATGTATCTGGCGGTGCGGGCGTATCTCGCTCATCGTCGCCAGGGTACTCACAAGAACAAGACGCGCTCGGAAGTTTCGGGCGGCGGCAAGAAGCCCTTCAAGCAGAAGGGGACTGGTGGCGCACGTCGTGGCACGAGCCGTTCTCCGCTGCAGCCTGGTGGTGGCAAGATTCACGGCCCCATTCCCCACCTCTACCGTGTGGAACTGCCGGTGAAGGTCAAGCGCCTCGCACGCAAGTCGGCGCTGGCTCTCCGCGCTCGTGAGAACAACGTGCACGTGGTGGAAGACTTCACCCTCCAGCAGGCCAAGACGAAGGACATCGCCTCCATGATGAAGGCGCTGAACCTCGATGGTTCGAAGGTCCTCGTCCTCCTGCCGCAGACCGACACGAACGTCGTTCGTTCGGCGCGCAACATCCCGGGCGTGACGACATTCCCCGCAGACAAGATCTCGGCATACGATGTGCTGAGCCACGGCAAGCTCCTGATCTTCAAGAGCGCCGTACAGACCCTCGAACAGTCATTCGGAAGCAACTAA
- a CDS encoding 50S ribosomal protein L22, with protein sequence MEARAVKRYTRSSPRKMRLVIDLIRGKSVVQALNILQFHEKHAAKAAELTLKSAINNLTQKDAGINPESIIVKECFVDPGPTLKRISPAPMGRAYRIRKRSHHLTIVVTTKQ encoded by the coding sequence ATGGAAGCAAGAGCAGTAAAACGCTACACACGGTCCTCGCCCCGCAAGATGCGGCTTGTGATCGACCTTATCCGCGGCAAATCGGTGGTGCAGGCCCTCAACATCCTGCAGTTCCATGAAAAGCATGCGGCGAAGGCAGCCGAACTCACACTGAAGTCGGCCATCAACAACCTCACGCAGAAGGATGCCGGAATCAATCCGGAATCGATCATCGTGAAGGAATGCTTCGTCGATCCGGGACCGACGCTGAAGCGGATTTCGCCCGCGCCAATGGGCCGTGCGTACCGGATCCGCAAGCGTTCGCACCATCTCACCATCGTTGTAACCACGAAACAGTAA
- a CDS encoding translation elongation factor G yields MADLSKVRNIGISAHIDSGKTTLSERILYYTGKIHAIHEVRGKDGVGAKMDSMDLEREKGITIQSAATYCTWGDYNINLIDTPGHVDFTVEVERALRVLDGAVLVLCSVAGVQSQSITVDRQMRRYSVPRLAFINKADRQGANPDKVVDQLREKLQHNPAFVTYPIGLEDKLQGCLNLVTMKAVYFDGDSGDDIRIEEIPADLMPKAKELRHHLIEVAADFEDSLMEKFLMDEEPTEAELKSAIRKGALSMKMTPVFCGSAYKNKGVQLLLDGVVDFLPSPDQIKNEALDQDNNEEKVTLDPDPNKPLVMLAFKLEDGRYGQLTYMRIYQGSVGKGDTIFNVANGKKVKVPRLVRMHSSEMHELEEKSVAGDIVALFGVDCASGDTFTDGNVRYSMTSMFVPEPVIELAVAPKDKAGQVNFSKALNRFTKEDPTFRVMRDEESGETIIKGMGELHLEIYIERIRREYNTEITVGRPKVAFRETITARADFNYTHKKQTGGSGQFARVGGFIDPLPSDAVEMYEFVDDIVGGVIPREYVPACDKGFREAVKEGTLIGQPVVGVRVTINDGATHAVDSSEMAFKTAAIQAFRESYSACKPVILEPIMKLEVSAPEEFQGTVIGQINQRRGVILGTETDMGYVTIESEVPLSEMFGYSTDLRSVTQGKGEFSMEFEKYQPVPRNVQEEMVKEYQKRRAEGNK; encoded by the coding sequence ATGGCAGATCTGTCAAAGGTTCGGAACATCGGGATCTCGGCCCACATCGATTCCGGCAAGACCACACTGTCCGAGCGTATCCTGTATTACACGGGTAAAATCCACGCAATTCACGAAGTCCGCGGTAAGGACGGTGTCGGCGCCAAGATGGACTCGATGGACCTCGAACGTGAAAAGGGTATCACCATCCAGTCGGCCGCCACGTACTGCACGTGGGGCGACTACAACATCAACCTGATCGACACTCCCGGTCACGTGGACTTCACGGTGGAAGTAGAGCGCGCCCTGCGCGTACTCGATGGCGCCGTCCTGGTTCTGTGCTCGGTTGCAGGTGTGCAGTCGCAGTCGATCACGGTAGACCGTCAGATGCGCCGCTACAGCGTACCCCGTCTGGCCTTCATCAACAAGGCCGACCGTCAGGGTGCCAATCCGGACAAGGTCGTCGACCAGCTTCGCGAGAAGCTCCAGCACAATCCTGCCTTCGTGACGTATCCGATCGGTCTCGAAGACAAGCTCCAGGGCTGCCTCAACCTCGTGACCATGAAGGCCGTCTATTTCGACGGCGATTCGGGTGACGACATCCGTATCGAAGAAATTCCGGCCGACCTCATGCCGAAGGCCAAGGAACTGCGCCATCACCTGATCGAAGTCGCCGCCGACTTCGAAGACAGTCTGATGGAGAAGTTCCTCATGGACGAAGAACCCACGGAAGCGGAACTCAAGTCCGCCATCCGCAAGGGTGCCCTCAGCATGAAGATGACGCCCGTCTTCTGTGGCTCCGCCTACAAGAACAAGGGCGTTCAGCTGTTGCTCGATGGTGTCGTGGACTTCCTTCCGTCGCCCGACCAGATCAAGAACGAAGCGCTCGACCAGGACAACAACGAAGAGAAAGTCACCCTCGATCCCGATCCCAACAAGCCGCTCGTCATGCTTGCCTTCAAGCTCGAGGACGGCCGGTACGGACAGCTCACCTACATGCGTATCTATCAGGGTTCGGTAGGTAAGGGCGATACGATCTTCAACGTCGCCAACGGCAAGAAGGTCAAGGTTCCCCGCCTCGTGCGCATGCACTCCAGCGAAATGCACGAACTCGAGGAAAAATCGGTCGCCGGTGACATCGTGGCCCTGTTCGGCGTGGACTGCGCCTCGGGCGACACGTTCACCGATGGCAACGTCCGCTATTCGATGACGTCGATGTTCGTTCCCGAGCCTGTGATCGAACTTGCCGTAGCTCCGAAGGACAAGGCAGGTCAGGTGAACTTCTCGAAGGCCCTGAACCGCTTCACCAAGGAAGACCCGACGTTCCGCGTGATGCGAGACGAAGAGTCCGGCGAAACGATCATCAAGGGCATGGGTGAACTTCACCTCGAGATCTACATCGAGCGTATCCGTCGTGAATACAACACGGAAATCACCGTCGGTCGTCCGAAGGTAGCTTTCCGCGAAACGATCACGGCGCGCGCCGACTTCAACTACACGCACAAGAAGCAGACGGGTGGTTCGGGTCAGTTCGCCCGCGTGGGCGGTTTCATCGATCCGCTTCCGAGCGACGCTGTGGAAATGTATGAATTCGTGGACGACATCGTCGGCGGCGTGATTCCCCGTGAGTACGTTCCTGCCTGTGACAAGGGCTTCCGTGAAGCCGTCAAGGAGGGTACGCTGATCGGTCAGCCGGTCGTCGGTGTACGCGTGACGATCAACGACGGTGCGACGCACGCGGTCGACTCGTCGGAAATGGCGTTCAAGACGGCTGCCATCCAGGCTTTCCGCGAATCGTACTCGGCCTGCAAGCCGGTGATCCTCGAGCCGATCATGAAGCTCGAAGTGAGCGCACCGGAAGAGTTCCAGGGTACGGTGATCGGCCAGATCAACCAGCGCCGTGGCGTCATCCTCGGCACGGAAACGGACATGGGCTACGTCACGATCGAATCGGAAGTACCGCTGTCCGAAATGTTCGGATACTCCACGGACCTCCGTTCCGTGACGCAAGGTAAGGGCGAGTTCTCGATGGAATTCGAGAAGTACCAACCCGTACCGCGCAACGTCCAGGAAGAGATGGTCAAGGAATATCAGAAGCGTCGCGCCGAAGGTAACAAGTAA
- a CDS encoding 30S ribosomal protein S10, protein MATQRIRIKLRSYDHNLIDRSAERIVRTVKQTGAVVSGPIPLPTEKSIYTVLRSPHVDKKSREQFEARVHKRLIDIFSSTQKTIDALMRLELPAGVDVEVKV, encoded by the coding sequence GTGGCAACGCAACGCATTCGCATCAAGCTTCGCTCATACGATCACAATCTGATCGACCGTTCGGCGGAGCGCATCGTGCGCACGGTGAAGCAGACCGGAGCCGTGGTTTCGGGACCCATCCCGCTGCCGACGGAGAAGAGCATCTACACGGTGCTGCGGTCGCCCCACGTGGACAAGAAGTCGCGCGAGCAATTTGAAGCTCGTGTGCACAAGCGGCTCATCGACATCTTCAGCTCGACGCAGAAGACAATTGATGCGCTCATGCGCCTGGAACTACCGGCAGGCGTTGATGTGGAAGTGAAAGTCTAA
- a CDS encoding 30S ribosomal protein S7, which translates to MRKKRAEKRRVAPDPRFNDVIVAKFVNNVMDEGKKATARTLVYNALDMIGKKTEQNPLDVFRKAIQNASPALEIRPRRVGGATYQVPMEVREERRVALAIRWIKKFASERRDRSMAAKLASELMAAANGEGGAIKRRDEMHRMADANRAFAHFKW; encoded by the coding sequence ATGCGTAAGAAACGTGCAGAGAAACGCCGCGTGGCCCCGGATCCCCGGTTCAATGATGTCATCGTGGCCAAGTTCGTGAACAACGTCATGGACGAAGGCAAGAAGGCTACGGCCCGCACGCTCGTCTACAATGCGTTGGACATGATCGGTAAGAAGACCGAACAGAATCCGCTGGACGTCTTCCGCAAGGCGATTCAGAACGCTTCGCCGGCACTCGAGATCCGTCCGCGCCGCGTCGGTGGTGCTACGTATCAGGTCCCGATGGAAGTGCGTGAAGAGCGCCGCGTCGCCCTGGCGATCCGCTGGATCAAGAAGTTCGCCTCCGAGCGCCGTGACCGTTCGATGGCTGCCAAGCTCGCTTCCGAGCTCATGGCCGCTGCCAACGGTGAAGGCGGAGCAATCAAGCGTCGTGACGAAATGCACCGCATGGCCGATGCCAACCGTGCCTTCGCCCACTTCAAGTGGTAA
- a CDS encoding 50S ribosomal protein L23 — translation MITVLRKPVITEKATKVGHLRQYVFEVDPNSNKLQIQAALKQMFDVEVESIRTVRIKGKVKSRFTKRGLQVGRTNLRKKAYVTLKEGQTLDIVAGEGGEN, via the coding sequence ATGATCACAGTACTCAGAAAACCGGTGATTACCGAGAAGGCCACGAAGGTGGGTCACCTCCGCCAGTATGTCTTCGAAGTTGATCCGAACTCGAACAAGCTTCAGATCCAGGCTGCCCTCAAGCAGATGTTCGACGTGGAAGTCGAAAGCATCCGCACCGTACGGATCAAGGGCAAGGTGAAGTCGCGCTTCACGAAGCGTGGCCTGCAGGTTGGACGGACGAACCTCCGCAAGAAGGCCTATGTCACGCTGAAGGAAGGCCAGACGCTTGACATCGTTGCCGGCGAAGGTGGCGAGAACTAA
- a CDS encoding translation elongation factor Tu yields the protein MAKEKFERNKPHVNVGTIGHVDHGKTTLTAAITMSLAVQGLAEKRSFDSIDNAPEEKARGITIATAHVEYETENRHYAHVDCPGHADYVKNMITGAAQMDGAILVVAATDGPMPQTREHILLARQVGVPRIVVFMNKVDIADPELVDLVELEIRELLSKYEFPGDDIPIIKGSALKALEAASADGTTSSHPDLQCIYELMAAVDSYIPTPKRDVDKPFLMPVEDVFSITGRGTVGTGRIERGIVKVNDEVEIVGFGLQKKSTVTGIEMFRKLLDEGQAGDNVGLLLRGVDKEELERGMVISKPGSITPHHKFKAQAYVLTKEEGGRHTPFFTNYRPQFYFRTTDVTGVLNLPAGMEMIMPGDNVDNLEVELITPVAMEEGLRFAIREGGRTVGAGVVTGIIE from the coding sequence ATGGCAAAGGAAAAATTCGAGCGGAACAAACCGCACGTGAACGTAGGCACGATTGGCCACGTTGACCACGGCAAAACAACGTTGACGGCAGCGATCACCATGTCGCTAGCTGTGCAAGGTTTGGCTGAAAAGCGTTCGTTTGACTCCATTGACAACGCTCCCGAAGAAAAGGCACGCGGGATCACAATCGCCACGGCGCACGTCGAGTACGAGACGGAGAACCGTCACTATGCTCACGTCGACTGCCCTGGTCACGCCGACTATGTGAAGAACATGATCACGGGTGCCGCTCAGATGGACGGCGCCATCCTCGTGGTAGCCGCTACGGACGGCCCGATGCCCCAGACGCGTGAGCATATCCTGCTCGCTCGCCAGGTCGGTGTGCCCCGTATCGTCGTCTTCATGAACAAGGTTGACATCGCCGATCCTGAACTCGTCGACCTCGTGGAACTCGAAATCCGCGAACTGCTGTCGAAGTACGAATTCCCCGGCGACGACATTCCGATCATCAAGGGCTCTGCTCTCAAGGCTCTCGAAGCCGCTTCCGCAGACGGAACGACGTCGAGCCATCCCGACCTGCAGTGCATCTATGAACTCATGGCCGCCGTCGACAGCTACATCCCCACGCCGAAGCGCGATGTGGACAAGCCCTTCCTCATGCCTGTCGAAGACGTGTTCTCGATCACGGGTCGCGGTACGGTAGGTACGGGTCGTATCGAGCGCGGTATCGTCAAGGTCAACGATGAAGTCGAAATCGTAGGCTTCGGTCTTCAGAAGAAGTCCACGGTAACGGGTATCGAAATGTTCCGCAAGCTGCTGGATGAAGGACAAGCCGGTGACAACGTCGGTCTTCTTCTCCGCGGTGTGGACAAGGAAGAACTCGAGCGCGGTATGGTTATCTCGAAGCCGGGATCCATCACGCCGCACCACAAGTTCAAGGCTCAGGCCTACGTACTCACGAAGGAAGAAGGCGGCCGTCACACGCCGTTCTTCACGAACTATCGCCCGCAGTTCTACTTCCGTACGACGGACGTAACGGGTGTTCTCAACCTGCCGGCCGGCATGGAAATGATCATGCCTGGCGACAACGTCGACAACCTTGAAGTTGAGCTCATCACGCCGGTCGCTATGGAAGAAGGTCTTCGCTTCGCTATCCGCGAAGGTGGCCGTACCGTAGGTGCTGGTGTCGTGACAGGGATCATCGAATAA